Within the Nocardioides humi genome, the region GGGCTCGAGCAGCGGCTCGCCGCCATCGGGCAGCCGAAGGTCGTCATCGGCGTCAGCGGCGGCCTCGACTCCACGCACGCGCTGATCGTCGCGGCCAAGGCGATGGACCGGCTGGGCCGCCCGCGCAGCGACATCCACGCCTTCACGATGCCGGGGTTCGCGACGGGGGAGACGACCAAGTCGTACGCCACCCGGCTCTCGCAGGCGCTGGGCTGCACCTTCGAGGAGCTCGACATCAAGCCGGCCGCCCGGACCATGCTCGAGGGCCTCGGCCACCCGTTCGCCGGCGGCGAGCCCGTCTACGACATCACCTTCGAGAACGTCCAGGCGGGGCTGCGCACCGACTACCTCTTCCGGCTGGCCAACCACCGCGGCGGGATCGTGCTCGGCACCGGCGACCTCTCCGAGCTGGCGCTGGGCTGGTGCACCTACGGCGTCGGCGACCAGATGTCGCACTACAACGTCAACGCCGGCGTCCCGAAGACCCTGATCCAGCACCTGATCCGCTGGGTCATCGACACCGACCAGCTCCACGACCGGAGTGACACGGACTACGACGACGACGCGGCCAGCGTCATCGGGGTGCTCCAGGAGATCCTCGACCAGGAGATCACCCCCGAGCTGATCCCCGGCGGCGAGCAGAGGACCGAGGACTCGGTCGGCCCGTACGCCCTGCAGGACTTCACGCTCTACCACGTGCTGCGCCGCGGCTACCGGCCCAGCAAGATCGCCTTCCTCGCCTGGCACGCGTGGCACGACGCGAGCAGGGGCGACTGGCCGGCCGGCTTCCCGGAGGAGCGGCGGGCGTCGTACGACCTCGGCGACGTCCGGAGGTGGCTCGAGGTCTTCGTCCGGCGCTTCTTCAGCAGCCAGTTCAAGCGCTCCGCCCTGCCCAACGGCCCGAAGGTCACCCCCGGCGGCACCATGTCGCCGCGTGGAGACTGGCGGATGCCGTCGGACGCCGGCCCGGCCGCGTGGCTGGCCGAGCTGGAGTCCAACGTCCCCGCGGAGTAGGGCGGAGCCGGTCGCTCAGGCCTCTCGGCGGTGGTCGCCCCGCATCATCCGCGCCATCGCGAAGCAGCACACCGCGAGCGCGAGCATGCCGAGCGCGAGGTAGGCCATCTGGTCGACGCCGAACAGGTTGACCGCGAGCAGCACGAACCAGATGCCGAGCACGTCGCCGCCGAAGTGGGGTGCGGCCGCGACGAGGAGGCCGATCACGAGCGTGATCGCGCCGACTCACATGACGGCGTCGCCCGCGTCGCCGGGCAGCAGGTTGTTCGCCCAGACCGCGAGGTGGCCCTCCCAGGTGGCGCTCTTGGTGACCAGACCGGTCATCATGTCGAGCCCCCAGAGGATCGGGAGCACGGTGCAGGTCGCCCACAGGGCCACGCGACCCTGGCGAGCGGCATCGATGGTGGCGAAGTGCGCGAGGTCGCCGAACTCCTCGCGCATGTCGTGGGTGAGGTGGTCCCACGCGTGGGTGCTGGCCATGGCTGGCCCCTTTCTCGAGCGGTCCCTTGTAAGGGACATCTGATTCGACGGTAGACCTGGCGGGCGTCTTTCGGCAAGACTCATGTCCGCTAGAGATCCGCGGGCCGCGGGAGGCGGCCGGAGCCGGGCGGCGACCGGCCGGGAGGGGGAGGCATGGACGAGGCGTTCGGGCAGCGGGTCGCCCGGGTCGGCTCCCTCGCCGATCCGGTACGACGGGCGCTGTACCGCTTCGTCGCCGAGCAGCCCGGCGCGGTGAGCCGGGACCAGGCGGCCAGCGGCGTCGACGTACCCCGGCACACGGCGAAGTTCCACCTCGAGCGCCTGGTCGACGAGGGGCTGCTGGTGACCGAGTTCCGGCGGCTCACCGGACGCACCGGCCCCGGCGCGGGACGCCCGGCGAAGCTCTACCGCCGGTCGCGGCGGGAGCTGACGGTGAGCGTCCCGAGCCGGCGCTACGACCTGGCCGGGCAGGTGCTCGCCGACGCCGTGGAGCGGACCCTCGACGGCGCGCCGATGCCCGACGCGCTCGCCGCCGCGGTCGAGGACGCCGCCGACCGGGTCGCCGCCGAGGACCGCCCGCTGGGCGAGCTGCTGGCCGCGCTGGGCTACGAGCCCCGCACGGGCGGCGGCGCGACGGTGCTCGCCAACTGCCCCTTCGACCGGCTCGCGGCCGACCATCGGGACCTCGTCTGCGGGCTCAACCACGCCTTCGTCGCGAGCCTCGCCCGGCGGCGCGGCGGCCCGGGATGCGCGGCCGAGGCGGTCCCGCCCGGTCCCGGCTGCTGTGTCCGACTCCTGGCCGAAACACCCACGCCCTAGGGTGTGCCCCATGGGTAAGCAAGAGGACTTCGTCCTTCGCGCGCTCGAGGAGCGCGACGTCCGGTTCGTGCGGCTGTGGTTCACCGACGTGCTCGGGTTCTTGAAGTCGGTCGCGGTCGCGCCGGCCGAGCTCGAGGGCGCCTTCTCGGAGGGCATCGGCTTCGACGGCTCCGCGATCGAGGGCTTCGCCCGCGTCTACGAGGCCGACATGCTGGCGCTGCCGGACCCGACGACCTTCCAGATCCTGCCCTGGCGCAGCGAAGAGGGCCCGTCGACGGCCCGGATGTTCTGCGACATCGTGATGCCCGACGGGTCGGCGTCGTACGCCGATCCCCGCAACGTGCTCAAGCGCACCCTGAGCAGGGCGGCCGACCAGGGCTTCACCTTCTACACCCACCCCGAGATCGAGTTCTACCTGTTCAAGGACGAGCCCGGACACGGCGACGAGCCCGTTCCCATCGACCGCAGCGGCTACTTCGACCATGCTGCGCACGCACACGGCTCGAACTTCCGCCGCGAGGCGATCACCATGCTGGAGGCGATGGGGATCTCGGTCGAGTTCAGCCACCACGAGGGCGGCCCGGGGCA harbors:
- a CDS encoding helix-turn-helix transcriptional regulator; amino-acid sequence: MDEAFGQRVARVGSLADPVRRALYRFVAEQPGAVSRDQAASGVDVPRHTAKFHLERLVDEGLLVTEFRRLTGRTGPGAGRPAKLYRRSRRELTVSVPSRRYDLAGQVLADAVERTLDGAPMPDALAAAVEDAADRVAAEDRPLGELLAALGYEPRTGGGATVLANCPFDRLAADHRDLVCGLNHAFVASLARRRGGPGCAAEAVPPGPGCCVRLLAETPTP